One window of the uncultured Fibrobacter sp. genome contains the following:
- a CDS encoding NAD-dependent epimerase/dehydratase family protein, with the protein MKILVTGAAGFIASKIMAMLALRGDEVVGLDNINDYYDVRLKYGRLWENGFRTESGDALAEMPFGKMLESSVLPGARFVRMDIADKASIDKLFAEEKFDKVVHLAAQAGVRYSITNPYAYMQSNMVGFLNILEACRHNQVKHLLFASSSSVYGLNSKVPYSEDDKVDNPVSLYAASKKSNELMAHAYSKLYGIPVTGLRYFTVYGPWGRPDMSPMLFARAISKGEPIKVFNNGDMIRDFTYIDDIAEGSVHALDHMPVAAACENGVPYKLYNIGCSHPVKLMDFIAEIEAAYGESAKKDFLPMQPGDVYQTNADTTKLETECGYKPHWSLHDGIAEFMKWYKSERNPLRGI; encoded by the coding sequence ATGAAGATTCTTGTGACTGGTGCTGCCGGGTTTATCGCCTCGAAGATCATGGCGATGCTTGCGCTGCGTGGCGACGAAGTGGTCGGGCTGGATAATATCAACGACTACTACGACGTGCGCCTCAAGTACGGCCGTCTCTGGGAAAACGGTTTCCGTACCGAAAGCGGGGACGCTCTGGCCGAGATGCCTTTCGGGAAAATGCTCGAAAGCTCGGTGCTTCCCGGTGCCCGTTTTGTCCGCATGGATATTGCCGACAAGGCTTCTATTGACAAACTTTTTGCCGAAGAAAAATTCGACAAGGTCGTTCACCTTGCCGCGCAGGCGGGCGTCCGCTATTCCATCACGAATCCCTACGCCTACATGCAAAGCAATATGGTGGGCTTCCTGAACATTTTGGAGGCATGCCGCCATAACCAGGTGAAGCACTTGCTCTTTGCGTCGTCCAGTTCCGTGTATGGACTCAATAGCAAGGTCCCCTACAGCGAAGACGACAAGGTCGACAATCCGGTGAGCCTTTATGCGGCAAGCAAGAAGAGCAACGAACTGATGGCGCACGCTTATTCCAAACTCTACGGCATTCCGGTGACTGGCTTGCGCTATTTCACCGTGTACGGCCCGTGGGGGAGGCCCGATATGAGCCCCATGCTCTTTGCCCGCGCGATTTCGAAGGGGGAACCCATCAAGGTGTTCAACAACGGCGACATGATCCGCGATTTCACCTACATCGACGACATTGCCGAAGGCAGCGTGCATGCGCTCGACCACATGCCGGTTGCTGCCGCCTGCGAGAACGGGGTCCCGTACAAACTCTACAATATCGGGTGCAGCCATCCGGTCAAACTCATGGACTTCATTGCCGAAATCGAGGCCGCCTACGGCGAATCCGCCAAGAAGGATTTCTTGCCGATGCAGCCGGGCGACGTTTACCAGACAAACGCCGACACGACAAAACTTGAGACGGAATGCGGGTACAAACCCCACTGGAGCCTGCACGACGGTATCGCCGAATTCATGAAGTGGTACAAGAGCGAAAGGAATCCTCTTAGGGGAATTTGA
- a CDS encoding LptE family protein → MDELESKDVLIYFYILAMRFRKNISYFLCLFALALMVVGLSGCYSFTASTLPSHIKTVQIHEVEDKTLDPVLANNIHSAIVEMFRKNAGGVRLVNDDANADFAITLLSYTNKPENYNSNSDVETYRVTIRVSVKFYDNVKERIIYESNSLSADGTYDIQKNETEDRHGQARAIEKLQDLIIANALAKW, encoded by the coding sequence TTGGATGAATTGGAGTCCAAGGACGTGCTCATTTATTTCTACATTTTGGCTATGCGTTTCCGCAAGAACATTTCCTATTTTCTTTGTTTGTTTGCTCTTGCCTTGATGGTCGTGGGACTTTCGGGTTGTTACAGTTTTACGGCGTCGACATTGCCGAGCCATATCAAGACGGTCCAGATACACGAGGTTGAAGATAAGACGCTGGACCCGGTGCTCGCGAATAACATCCATTCGGCCATTGTCGAAATGTTCAGGAAAAATGCAGGTGGTGTGCGCCTTGTGAACGACGATGCCAATGCCGATTTCGCGATAACGCTCCTGAGTTACACGAACAAGCCCGAGAACTACAATAGCAACAGCGATGTGGAAACTTATCGCGTGACCATCCGAGTGAGCGTGAAGTTCTACGATAACGTTAAGGAACGCATCATTTACGAAAGCAATTCGCTTTCGGCAGACGGAACCTACGATATTCAGAAAAACGAGACCGAAGACCGTCATGGTCAGGCCCGCGCTATCGAAAAACTGCAAGATTTGATTATCGCCAATGCCTTGGCTAAATGGTGA
- a CDS encoding RNA methyltransferase has translation MRKFRVVLVEPEHPHNVGFVARAMHCYALDELYIVYPRRDKVIENSYHTAPNSHEVLDKATIVHKFEEAIGDCACAVAFSRRIYGSAIKHTMMPGLAELLPENGTIALVFGRESCGLETEEVNACTYQCEIPVPGLMSLNLAQAVTVGLYELCRSGALANGEGRAKRGTKGACETAPATIDQIDSFKKFLDRYLTGQYHDQSWRDNFLNTLLQRLHPTRNELSALFGLIRNLAKKPARLEQAADKAAKAAAETK, from the coding sequence ATGCGCAAATTCAGAGTTGTCCTTGTTGAACCGGAACACCCGCACAATGTGGGCTTTGTTGCCCGCGCCATGCACTGCTACGCCCTCGACGAACTGTATATCGTCTACCCGAGGCGTGACAAGGTAATTGAGAATTCCTACCATACGGCTCCCAACAGCCACGAGGTCTTGGACAAGGCGACTATCGTGCATAAGTTCGAGGAAGCCATCGGGGACTGTGCCTGTGCTGTAGCGTTCAGCCGCCGTATTTACGGGTCTGCCATCAAGCACACGATGATGCCCGGGCTTGCGGAACTGTTGCCCGAAAACGGGACCATTGCGCTTGTGTTTGGCCGCGAATCCTGTGGGTTAGAGACCGAAGAAGTGAACGCTTGCACGTACCAGTGCGAAATCCCGGTGCCGGGCCTCATGAGCCTCAATTTGGCTCAGGCGGTAACGGTGGGGCTCTACGAACTTTGCCGCAGCGGTGCGCTTGCGAATGGCGAAGGGCGCGCGAAGCGCGGGACCAAGGGAGCCTGCGAAACGGCCCCGGCGACGATTGACCAGATAGACAGTTTCAAGAAGTTCCTGGACCGCTATCTGACTGGGCAGTATCACGACCAGTCTTGGCGCGACAATTTTTTGAATACGCTGTTGCAGCGTCTGCATCCCACACGCAACGAGCTTTCCGCTTTGTTCGGGCTCATCCGTAACCTCGCGAAAAAGCCTGCCCGTTTGGAACAGGCCGCCGACAAGGCCGCCAAAGCCGCTGCTGAAACTAAATAA
- a CDS encoding zinc ribbon domain-containing protein, which yields MQTYEILKNIREKHNLTQDQMAERVGVTRQAVSRWETGETQPNTEMLKVLSKEFNVSINTLLGAPRQLFCQCCGMPLGDDAIISREVDGNFNEDYCKWCYVDGKFTYTSKDTLLDFMLSHMPNPENTPDAERRKFFDSHLSQLKHWAG from the coding sequence ATGCAGACCTACGAAATTCTCAAGAACATCCGCGAAAAACATAACCTCACCCAAGACCAGATGGCTGAACGCGTCGGTGTGACCCGGCAAGCCGTGAGCCGTTGGGAAACCGGCGAGACGCAGCCGAACACCGAAATGCTCAAGGTTTTGTCGAAGGAATTCAATGTTTCCATAAACACGCTGCTCGGCGCCCCGCGCCAGCTCTTTTGCCAGTGCTGCGGCATGCCGCTCGGCGACGACGCGATCATCAGCCGCGAAGTCGACGGAAACTTCAACGAAGATTACTGCAAGTGGTGCTACGTAGACGGCAAGTTCACCTACACAAGCAAGGACACTCTACTGGACTTTATGCTTTCGCACATGCCGAACCCCGAAAATACGCCAGATGCAGAAAGGCGCAAGTTCTTCGACTCGCACCTTTCGCAATTAAAACACTGGGCTGGGTAA
- a CDS encoding FISUMP domain-containing protein, producing the protein MCKIKISYSAFIAIVAFCGATIFTGCGDDNSASANDDSLSSSVENSSCSSQGKSSSSKDSEKVDAGDSSNENKKAKSSSSVKGDNKSSSSKEKTLEEKLGKCEDKGQFVVRHVQDDDGNWYSCYRSEWLEGMLEVEDPEWGEEPDDQSSSSAAHEGDVLVDSRDGESYRTVYIGYQHWMAENLRYRADESDTAKAGKYGRYYSWTTAMDTAESPCAFELCKFSRVQRQGICPDGWHLPSADEWEIFIDELRKLDSDPFKVVIDEKDWGESGNNLTGFTALPTGYYSGGTRYRSFQAHFWSSSVPRAGSVYPEYASHLKITEDNIGINSIEKYVEMPVRCIENSEESELLDYLIQKEYSGAYGELLDPRDGKKYKTVVLENREWMAENLDYETPASVCGGAADSCAKYGRLYPDSEYRSVCPDGWRVPNDSDFLALRLFSGFGYVMGHYMKSTSGWVVSDSVKEVYDGNGANVWGLNILPQGVYSDSLSYQNVYEYSGFRIDYGEKNYVFYVEAKKKNGRIRERDGYYFPVRCVKE; encoded by the coding sequence ATGTGCAAAATAAAGATTTCTTATAGCGCCTTTATCGCAATAGTTGCTTTTTGCGGTGCCACAATCTTTACGGGATGCGGTGACGACAACAGTGCATCTGCAAATGACGATAGTTTGTCCTCGTCGGTGGAAAATTCGTCATGTTCCTCTCAAGGGAAATCTAGTTCTTCCAAGGATTCGGAAAAAGTTGATGCTGGTGATTCCTCCAATGAAAACAAAAAGGCTAAGTCGTCCAGTTCCGTTAAAGGCGATAATAAGTCCAGTTCTTCAAAAGAGAAAACCCTTGAAGAAAAACTTGGAAAATGCGAAGACAAGGGCCAGTTTGTAGTCCGTCACGTACAGGATGATGATGGAAACTGGTATTCCTGTTATCGTAGCGAGTGGTTGGAAGGAATGCTCGAAGTAGAAGACCCGGAATGGGGCGAAGAACCTGATGACCAATCCAGCAGTTCAGCTGCGCATGAAGGCGATGTCCTTGTCGATAGCCGTGACGGAGAATCCTATAGGACGGTTTATATTGGCTATCAACACTGGATGGCTGAAAATTTAAGATATCGTGCGGATGAATCTGATACGGCTAAGGCCGGAAAATACGGCCGCTATTATTCTTGGACAACGGCGATGGATACTGCAGAATCTCCTTGTGCTTTTGAATTGTGCAAGTTTAGCCGAGTCCAGAGACAAGGTATCTGTCCGGACGGTTGGCATCTTCCTTCTGCTGATGAATGGGAAATTTTTATCGATGAATTAAGAAAACTCGATTCGGACCCATTCAAAGTTGTTATCGATGAAAAAGACTGGGGCGAATCCGGTAATAATTTGACGGGATTTACCGCTTTGCCTACAGGGTATTATTCTGGAGGGACCCGCTATAGATCCTTTCAAGCGCATTTTTGGAGCTCAAGCGTTCCTCGCGCTGGTTCAGTTTATCCGGAATATGCCAGTCATCTAAAAATTACTGAGGACAACATTGGTATAAATTCGATAGAAAAATATGTTGAAATGCCTGTTCGTTGTATAGAAAATTCAGAGGAGTCGGAATTGCTGGATTACCTGATCCAGAAGGAATATAGCGGTGCATATGGAGAATTGCTGGACCCGCGCGACGGAAAGAAGTACAAAACGGTTGTTCTGGAAAATAGGGAGTGGATGGCGGAGAACCTCGATTACGAAACTCCTGCGAGTGTCTGTGGTGGTGCTGCAGATAGCTGTGCTAAATATGGACGACTTTATCCTGACTCTGAATACCGTAGTGTTTGCCCTGATGGTTGGCGTGTTCCCAATGATTCTGATTTCTTGGCTTTACGGCTTTTTAGTGGATTCGGCTATGTGATGGGACATTATATGAAATCGACTTCGGGCTGGGTGGTGAGCGATTCCGTCAAAGAAGTGTATGATGGTAATGGGGCCAATGTATGGGGATTGAATATTCTTCCGCAAGGTGTTTATTCGGATTCGTTGTCGTATCAAAATGTTTATGAATATTCTGGATTCCGTATAGATTACGGAGAGAAAAACTATGTTTTCTATGTTGAAGCAAAGAAAAAAAATGGCAGGATCCGTGAACGTGATGGTTATTACTTTCCAGTCCGTTGTGTAAAGGAATGA
- a CDS encoding dUTP diphosphatase — MSKTIKIQYLDDSIPKLTYVGGKSDWIDLAAAETVVLKAGEFKLIHLGVAMKLPEGYEAHIAPRSSTFKNFGILQANSVGVVDSSYCGANDWWKMPVYATRDVTIEKGSRIAQFRIMEIQPTLTFEEGSLDGADRGGFGSTGI; from the coding sequence ATGTCGAAGACAATCAAAATTCAATACCTCGACGATTCCATCCCGAAACTCACTTACGTTGGCGGCAAGTCCGACTGGATTGACCTCGCGGCGGCGGAGACCGTGGTGCTCAAGGCGGGCGAGTTCAAGCTCATCCACCTGGGTGTCGCGATGAAGTTGCCCGAGGGCTACGAGGCGCATATCGCCCCGCGCAGTTCCACGTTCAAGAATTTCGGCATTCTGCAGGCGAACTCGGTGGGCGTTGTCGATTCCAGCTACTGCGGCGCGAACGACTGGTGGAAAATGCCGGTGTACGCCACCCGTGACGTGACCATCGAGAAGGGAAGCCGCATCGCGCAGTTCCGCATCATGGAAATCCAGCCGACGCTCACCTTCGAAGAAGGCTCGCTCGACGGCGCCGACCGCGGCGGCTTCGGCAGCACGGGTATCTAA
- a CDS encoding MBG domain-containing protein, with translation MGKSQQLWFARWGLALITVLFMAATPFAQDSASVVPELAITEQPAAISIAEKDKPVTITFAAQKGEETVSYQWFKSADGSTENAEAIEGANEGSFSTDVFTEQEIRYYFCVATVGEETVTSDVAAVAYTGLPVLYVNTPKGVEITSKEDWTKKTFLTLRDAGKADWNFEDVQTSIRGRGNSTWEQDKKPYALKLNDKREIMGMSKHKRWVLIANYLDNSFLKNHMAFFLSKNLKMDYTVKGKYVNLVFNGVYRGLYWLGEAIKVDKARVNIYDGEDGMTDNQDKDLLIEMDNHYDEIVKFTSSIREMPYMVKNDDYFYDEDNDNNMTSGGYARIKRFQDKIKALEKLLYPDYVDGMNTNDCAAPDEAYTKVIDVKSWAKFWLINEIMDNTELNEPKSAYFSYVHKDEGDVFKAGPAWDFDAGASTDNAPVKLDTSIYYNALFKSPLFISALEEVWEEYKSMIDASKINAEIDLMRDTLKVAAKVDSLRWGVHLDLSGIERPDYDAYVDFLKSSLDNKFAVVSDYISALPQKETISPKLALATDTFEYNGAENKPAVLITDEGNELVEGEDYVITYADNIDAGTARAIFNGIGNYAGWQELPFTITPKPATVYVIDTLKMYGESDPELPYRVEGLVERDGVMETVVNLELFRAPGDTVGIYGISTAWSMIPNSNYDLKAIPGWFRIVPDSTEILVTVTGHKDSLVYDGTEQSVSGFDMVSNREAYSVDFVKYTGDSTVTGTNAGTYAMGLADSNFANTSKNYSNVSFVIDDGKLEVLPKPVSLTIANASKTYGEEDPEFTYTTEGLLTFNEVEDSLKNVTLTREEGTDAGEYAITANVDADSNANYAVKVNNGVFTINPDTTKVVVTIKGHVDTLTFNGKNQSVHGFDFASSNEAYTLDFVNFTGDSVATGKDAKQFTMELADTNFKNVSVNYSNVEFNVKNGNLVILPKPVTLTVANVSKTYGDKDPELTYTVEGLVKIDTVQDELKDVTLKRKSGEDVGEYSITASVKGKSNPNYIVSTTKGVFKINPDTTKIVVTIKGHVDTVEYDGKKHTVHGFDFSSDCSSYSIDLVSFGGDSVVSGTKVKTYSMGLTSDQFKNSSANYSNVVFKVKDGNLVIVKPKEQDGLIASPSRATLLRLTTMDRRIQVNSTMMGKPYAVFDMQGVVVQSGRVDAASFEIPVSKSGVYMVRVGSLAQRVNVK, from the coding sequence ATGGGAAAAAGTCAACAATTGTGGTTTGCCCGCTGGGGCTTGGCCTTAATTACGGTGTTATTTATGGCGGCAACGCCGTTTGCTCAGGATTCCGCTTCTGTCGTTCCTGAACTCGCCATCACCGAGCAGCCCGCCGCTATTTCCATTGCAGAAAAGGACAAGCCGGTTACGATCACTTTCGCAGCCCAGAAGGGTGAAGAAACTGTCTCGTACCAGTGGTTCAAGTCTGCCGACGGCTCTACGGAAAACGCAGAAGCCATCGAAGGGGCCAACGAAGGCTCGTTCAGCACGGACGTGTTTACCGAACAGGAAATCCGTTACTATTTCTGCGTCGCGACGGTTGGCGAAGAAACCGTGACCTCGGATGTCGCGGCCGTGGCCTACACGGGACTCCCGGTGCTGTACGTGAATACGCCAAAGGGTGTTGAAATCACGTCAAAAGAGGACTGGACCAAGAAAACGTTCTTGACCTTGAGAGACGCCGGAAAAGCTGATTGGAATTTTGAAGATGTGCAGACAAGCATCCGTGGTCGTGGCAACTCGACTTGGGAACAGGATAAAAAGCCTTATGCTCTTAAATTGAATGACAAACGGGAAATCATGGGCATGTCCAAGCACAAACGCTGGGTTTTGATTGCCAATTATCTGGACAACAGTTTCCTGAAGAACCACATGGCCTTCTTCTTGAGCAAAAATCTCAAAATGGATTACACGGTCAAAGGAAAGTATGTGAACCTTGTGTTCAACGGTGTTTACCGAGGCCTTTACTGGCTGGGTGAAGCAATCAAGGTCGACAAGGCTCGCGTGAACATCTACGATGGCGAAGACGGAATGACCGACAATCAGGACAAGGACCTTTTGATCGAGATGGACAACCATTACGATGAAATCGTCAAGTTTACGAGCTCGATTCGAGAAATGCCCTACATGGTCAAGAACGACGATTATTTCTACGACGAAGATAATGATAACAACATGACCAGCGGAGGCTATGCCCGTATCAAGCGTTTCCAGGACAAGATCAAGGCTCTGGAAAAACTGCTTTATCCGGACTACGTGGACGGAATGAACACCAATGATTGCGCTGCTCCCGATGAAGCATACACGAAAGTCATCGATGTTAAATCCTGGGCCAAGTTCTGGCTCATCAACGAAATCATGGACAATACGGAATTGAATGAACCCAAGAGTGCGTATTTCTCCTATGTGCACAAGGATGAGGGTGATGTATTCAAAGCAGGCCCCGCATGGGATTTCGATGCCGGTGCGTCGACAGACAACGCTCCCGTCAAACTGGATACCAGCATCTATTACAACGCATTGTTCAAGTCCCCGCTGTTTATCTCGGCATTGGAAGAAGTTTGGGAAGAATACAAATCCATGATTGACGCAAGCAAGATCAATGCCGAAATTGACCTCATGCGCGATACCTTGAAGGTCGCAGCAAAGGTCGATAGCCTGAGGTGGGGTGTCCATTTGGACCTCTCCGGAATCGAGCGTCCCGATTATGACGCCTATGTGGATTTCCTCAAGTCTTCCTTGGACAACAAGTTTGCCGTCGTCAGTGACTATATATCGGCTCTGCCCCAGAAAGAGACCATATCTCCGAAATTGGCTCTTGCTACCGATACGTTCGAATATAACGGTGCCGAGAACAAGCCCGCCGTCTTGATTACAGATGAAGGGAACGAACTTGTCGAAGGGGAAGACTATGTCATAACTTACGCAGACAATATTGATGCCGGAACCGCAAGGGCAATTTTCAATGGTATTGGGAATTATGCGGGCTGGCAGGAACTTCCGTTCACGATTACTCCGAAGCCGGCCACTGTGTACGTTATAGATACACTAAAGATGTATGGCGAAAGCGACCCTGAATTACCTTATCGTGTTGAAGGCCTTGTCGAACGCGATGGAGTCATGGAAACCGTGGTAAATCTGGAATTGTTCCGTGCTCCGGGCGATACCGTGGGCATATACGGCATTAGCACCGCATGGAGCATGATTCCCAACAGCAACTACGACTTGAAAGCAATACCCGGCTGGTTTAGAATCGTTCCGGATAGTACGGAAATTCTCGTTACTGTCACCGGACATAAGGATTCCTTGGTGTATGACGGCACAGAACAATCCGTAAGCGGTTTCGACATGGTCTCCAACCGGGAAGCCTATTCCGTTGATTTTGTCAAGTACACAGGCGATTCCACCGTCACCGGAACCAATGCCGGGACCTACGCGATGGGTCTTGCCGACAGCAACTTTGCAAACACCTCCAAGAACTACTCGAACGTATCGTTTGTTATCGACGACGGAAAACTCGAAGTCCTCCCGAAGCCGGTCTCCTTGACCATTGCTAACGCCTCCAAGACCTACGGAGAAGAAGACCCTGAATTCACCTATACGACCGAAGGCCTCCTCACGTTCAATGAAGTCGAGGACTCCCTGAAGAACGTGACGCTCACGCGCGAAGAAGGAACGGATGCGGGCGAATACGCCATCACGGCTAATGTCGATGCCGATTCCAATGCCAACTATGCTGTGAAGGTCAATAACGGCGTGTTTACGATCAATCCGGACACGACGAAGGTTGTCGTCACTATCAAGGGCCATGTGGATACTTTGACATTCAACGGCAAGAATCAGTCTGTACACGGCTTTGATTTTGCCTCCAGCAATGAGGCCTATACATTGGATTTTGTCAACTTCACTGGTGATTCGGTTGCAACTGGAAAGGATGCAAAACAGTTTACGATGGAACTTGCCGATACAAATTTCAAGAATGTATCTGTCAATTATTCCAACGTGGAGTTCAATGTTAAAAATGGAAATCTCGTGATTCTCCCGAAGCCGGTTACCCTGACTGTTGCGAACGTATCCAAAACATACGGAGATAAGGACCCGGAACTCACGTATACCGTAGAAGGGCTTGTTAAGATTGATACGGTTCAAGATGAGTTGAAAGACGTGACGCTGAAGCGCAAGTCGGGTGAGGATGTTGGTGAATATTCCATTACCGCTTCTGTAAAGGGCAAGTCCAATCCGAACTATATCGTTTCTACGACCAAGGGCGTGTTCAAGATTAACCCGGATACGACGAAGATTGTCGTCACCATCAAGGGCCATGTGGATACGGTGGAATACGATGGCAAGAAGCATACTGTACACGGCTTTGACTTCTCTTCGGACTGCAGCTCCTATTCGATTGATCTTGTCTCCTTTGGGGGCGATTCCGTTGTGTCTGGGACCAAGGTCAAAACCTATTCGATGGGGCTGACTTCCGATCAATTCAAGAATTCTTCGGCAAATTATTCTAATGTGGTGTTCAAGGTCAAAGACGGAAATCTCGTCATCGTGAAACCGAAAGAACAGGATGGCCTGATCGCTTCTCCATCTAGAGCGACGCTTTTGAGGTTGACGACAATGGACCGCCGCATTCAGGTGAACAGCACCATGATGGGCAAGCCTTATGCCGTCTTTGACATGCAGGGTGTTGTCGTGCAGTCCGGCCGTGTGGATGCGGCAAGCTTCGAAATTCCTGTTTCGAAGTCGGGTGTCTACATGGTCCGTGTGGGTTCCTTGGCCCAGCGCGTGAACGTCAAGTAA
- a CDS encoding roadblock/LC7 domain-containing protein, which translates to MSDFTIYSEDAGKVRRLMLAYQASVKAEYIVLCHRDGSIIAEVGSIGTDATPLAVLSTASFDSARQIGMMLGGENFQSVSYGGENRSIYIAPVDQALLLVQIFPGSRLPNRIEDFNRMLVEKLVDAVPAFTQNTSRLVR; encoded by the coding sequence ATGAGTGATTTTACGATTTATTCGGAAGATGCCGGCAAGGTTCGCCGTCTTATGCTTGCTTACCAGGCAAGCGTCAAGGCTGAATACATTGTTCTTTGCCATCGTGACGGTTCCATTATTGCCGAAGTGGGTTCTATCGGGACCGATGCGACTCCGCTTGCCGTTCTCAGCACGGCTTCGTTTGACTCTGCTCGCCAGATTGGCATGATGCTCGGTGGCGAAAATTTCCAGTCTGTTTCGTATGGCGGCGAAAACCGCTCCATCTATATTGCTCCGGTGGACCAGGCTTTGCTCTTGGTGCAAATTTTCCCGGGTTCCCGCCTTCCGAACCGTATTGAAGATTTTAACCGCATGCTTGTCGAAAAACTTGTCGACGCGGTTCCCGCGTTTACCCAGAATACCAGCAGGCTGGTTCGATAG
- a CDS encoding BamA/TamA family outer membrane protein, with protein sequence MVDVNEKLQVQAARVRHSRAGWNLSALLFAVLFLVVFSHAGEGCRISRIEWRGNPIDFDKAQMESVVGKPCDAWLVARKKLVDYYENHGFIAVKLEGSVDSAGVLSLDFERGMGWVWAPAENLDSSGTKPEVFRKLSGLEAGEPVSLSDLERSERKLARLGYFEMTSPTRLFRDPVRNRIFPVYSMRKASVSQAEGVLTYSSEDNVWEGLIDVNLYNIAGTARDLILEGYTGDDARHMFGSYKEPWILGTNWNLIVRGRFDEEIFDDEDDAEREIVGELGVTREIGFDFTIGVFLGISEDGKLSSLEMSYVSLDRFVLPRNGWRMDGSLTWKMDRPDSLDNFLDAHARVVTYMPLYGNFITRFTGAAGGVFPTDAAVKRMDLFSLGGLDSFKGMQYHMLRSRSYGFSEMAVLWQDGYDLSIEVFYQPGLYRRMAPGHGWAREQGYGLGFTQYRGNWSVNIYYALRNGENYLDGIIGFGVKTLF encoded by the coding sequence ATGGTCGATGTGAACGAAAAACTCCAGGTGCAAGCGGCTCGGGTTCGCCATTCTCGGGCAGGGTGGAATTTGTCTGCCCTGTTGTTTGCTGTGCTGTTCCTGGTTGTTTTTTCGCATGCCGGTGAAGGCTGCCGCATTTCCCGTATTGAATGGCGAGGGAATCCCATTGACTTCGACAAGGCCCAGATGGAAAGTGTTGTCGGCAAGCCGTGCGATGCTTGGCTTGTCGCGCGGAAAAAACTGGTCGACTATTACGAGAATCATGGTTTTATTGCCGTGAAATTGGAAGGTTCCGTTGATAGTGCGGGCGTTTTGTCGTTGGATTTCGAACGGGGGATGGGCTGGGTCTGGGCCCCTGCCGAAAACTTGGATTCCAGCGGGACGAAACCCGAGGTGTTCCGGAAATTGAGCGGCCTTGAGGCGGGCGAGCCGGTATCCCTTTCGGATTTGGAACGTTCGGAGCGGAAACTGGCCCGTTTGGGTTATTTCGAGATGACTTCACCGACGCGCCTGTTCCGTGACCCAGTCCGCAACAGGATTTTCCCCGTGTACAGTATGCGCAAGGCATCGGTTTCGCAGGCAGAAGGGGTGCTGACCTATTCCAGCGAAGACAACGTATGGGAAGGCTTGATTGACGTGAACCTCTACAATATCGCTGGTACGGCGCGAGACTTGATTTTGGAAGGCTATACAGGCGACGATGCCCGACACATGTTCGGCAGCTACAAGGAACCCTGGATTTTAGGGACGAACTGGAACTTGATTGTTCGCGGACGGTTTGACGAGGAAATTTTTGATGACGAAGATGATGCCGAAAGGGAAATCGTCGGTGAACTGGGCGTGACGCGCGAAATCGGTTTTGATTTCACTATTGGTGTATTCCTTGGCATCAGCGAAGACGGCAAACTTTCTTCGCTTGAAATGTCGTATGTGTCGCTCGATCGGTTTGTATTGCCGCGCAACGGTTGGCGTATGGATGGCTCCCTCACGTGGAAGATGGACCGCCCTGATTCCTTGGACAATTTCCTTGATGCGCACGCCCGCGTGGTGACGTACATGCCGTTGTACGGGAACTTCATAACCCGTTTCACGGGGGCTGCGGGCGGAGTGTTCCCCACCGATGCGGCCGTCAAGCGGATGGACCTTTTCTCGTTGGGAGGCTTGGATTCTTTCAAGGGGATGCAGTACCACATGCTGCGCAGTCGCAGTTACGGATTTTCTGAAATGGCTGTCCTTTGGCAGGATGGTTACGACTTGAGTATCGAAGTTTTCTACCAGCCTGGCCTTTACCGGCGTATGGCTCCGGGGCATGGCTGGGCACGCGAACAGGGCTACGGCCTCGGCTTTACGCAGTACCGTGGCAACTGGAGCGTGAACATCTATTACGCATTGAGGAATGGCGAGAATTATCTCGATGGAATCATCGGGTTCGGCGTCAAGACGTTGTT